The following are encoded together in the Buteo buteo chromosome 2, bButBut1.hap1.1, whole genome shotgun sequence genome:
- the TGM2 gene encoding protein-glutamine gamma-glutamyltransferase 2 isoform X1 — translation MAEDLVLEKWDLQCDRNGREHRTAEMSGQQLVVRRGQPFTITLCFSGRGYEEGVDKLAFNVETGPCPIETSGTRSHFAVTDFPEESGWSAVVQQQDGNSLSVSLCSPTSACIGRYSLTLETSTGYQGTSYHIGHFVLLFNAWHPEDTVFLRDEDERGEYVLSQQGLIYQGACDYITSTPWNFGQFEDNILSICLNLLDTNPKFLRDQNRDCSRRNDPVYIGRVVSAMVNCNDEDRGVLAGRWDNHYEDGMSPMAWIGSVDILKRWKDFGCQPVKYGQCWVFAAVACTVLRCLGIPSRVVTNYNSAHDTNGNLVIDRYLNETGEQEQRSKDMIWNFHCWVESWMARPDLAAGYDGWQALDPTPQEKSEGVFCCGPAPVKAIKEGDLQLKYDIPFVFAEVNADVVYWVVQRDGSRKKSTHSSVVGKNISTKTVGKDSREDITHTYKYPEGSEKERDVFAKAEHEKSSLRQEDEGLHLKIKLSEGANNGCDFDVFAVINNNTDVERVCRLMLCARTASYNGTVGPQCGMKDLLNVTLAPRAENSVPLRILYEKYGESLTQDNLIKVVALLTEYQTGDVVVAVRDVYIQNPEIKIRILGEPMQNRKLVAEMSLVNPLAAPLNNCVFVVEGAGLTNGQQTKELEEPVEPHAEAKVRLDFVPRQSGLRKLVVDFESDKLTGVKGHRNVIIAPQPK, via the exons ATGGCCGAAG atCTGGTGCTGGAGAAATGGGACCTGCAGTGCGATCGCAACGGCCGGGAGCACCGGACGGCGGAGATGAGCGGCCAGCAGCTGGTGGTGCGGCGGGGGCAGCCCTTCACCATCACCCTGTGCTTCTCGGGCAGGGGCTACGAGGAGGGGGTGGACAAACTCGCCTTCAACGTCGAGACGG GACCCTGCCCCATCGAGACGTCGGGAACCAGGTCCCACTTTGCCGTGACCGATTTCCCCGAGGAATCGGGCTGGAGCGCCGTGGTccagcagcaggatgggaaTTCCCTCTCCGTCTCGCTCTGCTCCCCAACCAGCGCCTGCATCGGCCGCTACAGCCTGACGCTGGAGACCTCCACCGGCTACCAGGGCACCAGCTACCACATCGGGCACTTCGTTCTGCTCTTTAACGCCTGGCACCCAG AGGACACGGTTTTCCTCCGAGATGAGGATGAGCGCGGCGAGTACGTGCTGTCCCAGCAGGGACTCATCTACCAGGGCGCCTGCGACTACATCACCTCCACCCCCTGGAACTTCGGCCAG TTCGAGGATAACATCTTGTCCATCTGCCTCAATCTGCTGGACACAAACCCCAAATTCCTGAGGGACCAGAATAGGGATTGCTCCCGCCGCAACGACCCCGTGTACATCGGCAGGGTGGTGAGCGCCATG GTAAATTGTAATGACGAGGACCGCggggtgctggcagggcggtGGGACAACCATTACGAAGATGGGATGAGCCCGATGGCCTGGATCGGGAGCGTGGATATTCTCAAGAGGTGGAAGGACTTTGGCTGCCAGCCAGTCAAGTATGGCCAGTGCTGGGTCTTCGCTGCCGTGGCGTGTACTG TCTTGCGGTGCCTGGGGATCCCCAGCCGGGTGGTGACCAACTACAACTCGGCCCACGACACCAACGGCAACCTGGTCATCGACCGCTACCTCAACGAGAcgggggagcaggagcagcgcTCCAAGGACATGATCTG GAACTTCCATTGCTGGGTAGAGTCCTGGATGGCCCGTCCGGACCTGGCAGCCGGTTACGATGGCTGGCAGGCGCTGGACCCGACACCCCAGGAGAAGAGCGAGG GGGTTTTCTGCTGCGGGCCGGCCCCCGTCAAAGCCATCAAGGAGGGCGACCTGCAGCTGAAGTACGACATCCCCTTCGTCTTCGCGGAGGTGAACGCCGACGTCGTGTACTGGGTGGTGCAGCGCGACGGGTCGCGGAAGAAGAGCACCCACTCCTCGGTCGTGGGGAAGAACATCAGCACCAAGACCGTGGGCAAGGACAGCAGGGAGGACATCACCCACACCTACAAGTACCCGGAGG GGtctgaaaaggagagagacGTGTTTGCGAAGGCAGAGCATGAGAAGAGCTCTCTCAGGCAGGAGGACGAGGGGCTGCACCTCAAGATCAAGCTGTCGGAGGGCGCAAACAACGGCTGCGACTTTGACGTCTTTGCCGTCATCAACAACAACACAGACGTGGAGCGAGTCTGCAGGCTCATGCTGTGCGCTCGAACCGCCAGCTACAACGGCACCGTCGGGCCCCAGTGCGGCATGAAGGACCTGCTGAACGTCACCCTCGCGCCCCGGGCAG AGAACAGCGTGCCCCTGCGCATCCTGTACGAGAAGTATGGGGAGAGCCTGACCCAGGACAACCTCATCAAGGTGGTGGCTCTCCTCACCGAGTACCAGACCGGCGATGTTGTTGTGGCAGTCCGGGATGTCTACATCCAGAATCCGGAGATCAAGATCAGG ATTTTAGGGGAGCCGATGCAGAATCGGAAGCTGGTGGCGGAGATGAGCCTGGTGAACCCCCTCGCAGCCCCCCTGAACAACTGCGTGTTTGTGGTGGAGGGCGCCGGCCTCACCAATGGGCAGCAGACCAAGGAGCT cgAGGAGCCTGTGGAGCCGCACGCGGAggccaaggtcaggctggatttCGTGCCGCGCCAGTCGGGACTGCGCAAGCTGGTGGTGGACTTCGAGAGCGACAAGCTGACGGGGGTGAAGGGCCACCGCAACGTCATCATCGCCCCCCAGCCCAAGTGA
- the TGM2 gene encoding protein-glutamine gamma-glutamyltransferase 2 isoform X2 — protein MAEDLVLEKWDLQCDRNGREHRTAEMSGQQLVVRRGQPFTITLCFSGRGYEEGVDKLAFNVETGPCPIETSGTRSHFAVTDFPEESGWSAVVQQQDGNSLSVSLCSPTSACIGRYSLTLETSTGYQGTSYHIGHFVLLFNAWHPEDTVFLRDEDERGEYVLSQQGLIYQGACDYITSTPWNFGQVNCNDEDRGVLAGRWDNHYEDGMSPMAWIGSVDILKRWKDFGCQPVKYGQCWVFAAVACTVLRCLGIPSRVVTNYNSAHDTNGNLVIDRYLNETGEQEQRSKDMIWNFHCWVESWMARPDLAAGYDGWQALDPTPQEKSEGVFCCGPAPVKAIKEGDLQLKYDIPFVFAEVNADVVYWVVQRDGSRKKSTHSSVVGKNISTKTVGKDSREDITHTYKYPEGSEKERDVFAKAEHEKSSLRQEDEGLHLKIKLSEGANNGCDFDVFAVINNNTDVERVCRLMLCARTASYNGTVGPQCGMKDLLNVTLAPRAENSVPLRILYEKYGESLTQDNLIKVVALLTEYQTGDVVVAVRDVYIQNPEIKIRILGEPMQNRKLVAEMSLVNPLAAPLNNCVFVVEGAGLTNGQQTKELEEPVEPHAEAKVRLDFVPRQSGLRKLVVDFESDKLTGVKGHRNVIIAPQPK, from the exons ATGGCCGAAG atCTGGTGCTGGAGAAATGGGACCTGCAGTGCGATCGCAACGGCCGGGAGCACCGGACGGCGGAGATGAGCGGCCAGCAGCTGGTGGTGCGGCGGGGGCAGCCCTTCACCATCACCCTGTGCTTCTCGGGCAGGGGCTACGAGGAGGGGGTGGACAAACTCGCCTTCAACGTCGAGACGG GACCCTGCCCCATCGAGACGTCGGGAACCAGGTCCCACTTTGCCGTGACCGATTTCCCCGAGGAATCGGGCTGGAGCGCCGTGGTccagcagcaggatgggaaTTCCCTCTCCGTCTCGCTCTGCTCCCCAACCAGCGCCTGCATCGGCCGCTACAGCCTGACGCTGGAGACCTCCACCGGCTACCAGGGCACCAGCTACCACATCGGGCACTTCGTTCTGCTCTTTAACGCCTGGCACCCAG AGGACACGGTTTTCCTCCGAGATGAGGATGAGCGCGGCGAGTACGTGCTGTCCCAGCAGGGACTCATCTACCAGGGCGCCTGCGACTACATCACCTCCACCCCCTGGAACTTCGGCCAG GTAAATTGTAATGACGAGGACCGCggggtgctggcagggcggtGGGACAACCATTACGAAGATGGGATGAGCCCGATGGCCTGGATCGGGAGCGTGGATATTCTCAAGAGGTGGAAGGACTTTGGCTGCCAGCCAGTCAAGTATGGCCAGTGCTGGGTCTTCGCTGCCGTGGCGTGTACTG TCTTGCGGTGCCTGGGGATCCCCAGCCGGGTGGTGACCAACTACAACTCGGCCCACGACACCAACGGCAACCTGGTCATCGACCGCTACCTCAACGAGAcgggggagcaggagcagcgcTCCAAGGACATGATCTG GAACTTCCATTGCTGGGTAGAGTCCTGGATGGCCCGTCCGGACCTGGCAGCCGGTTACGATGGCTGGCAGGCGCTGGACCCGACACCCCAGGAGAAGAGCGAGG GGGTTTTCTGCTGCGGGCCGGCCCCCGTCAAAGCCATCAAGGAGGGCGACCTGCAGCTGAAGTACGACATCCCCTTCGTCTTCGCGGAGGTGAACGCCGACGTCGTGTACTGGGTGGTGCAGCGCGACGGGTCGCGGAAGAAGAGCACCCACTCCTCGGTCGTGGGGAAGAACATCAGCACCAAGACCGTGGGCAAGGACAGCAGGGAGGACATCACCCACACCTACAAGTACCCGGAGG GGtctgaaaaggagagagacGTGTTTGCGAAGGCAGAGCATGAGAAGAGCTCTCTCAGGCAGGAGGACGAGGGGCTGCACCTCAAGATCAAGCTGTCGGAGGGCGCAAACAACGGCTGCGACTTTGACGTCTTTGCCGTCATCAACAACAACACAGACGTGGAGCGAGTCTGCAGGCTCATGCTGTGCGCTCGAACCGCCAGCTACAACGGCACCGTCGGGCCCCAGTGCGGCATGAAGGACCTGCTGAACGTCACCCTCGCGCCCCGGGCAG AGAACAGCGTGCCCCTGCGCATCCTGTACGAGAAGTATGGGGAGAGCCTGACCCAGGACAACCTCATCAAGGTGGTGGCTCTCCTCACCGAGTACCAGACCGGCGATGTTGTTGTGGCAGTCCGGGATGTCTACATCCAGAATCCGGAGATCAAGATCAGG ATTTTAGGGGAGCCGATGCAGAATCGGAAGCTGGTGGCGGAGATGAGCCTGGTGAACCCCCTCGCAGCCCCCCTGAACAACTGCGTGTTTGTGGTGGAGGGCGCCGGCCTCACCAATGGGCAGCAGACCAAGGAGCT cgAGGAGCCTGTGGAGCCGCACGCGGAggccaaggtcaggctggatttCGTGCCGCGCCAGTCGGGACTGCGCAAGCTGGTGGTGGACTTCGAGAGCGACAAGCTGACGGGGGTGAAGGGCCACCGCAACGTCATCATCGCCCCCCAGCCCAAGTGA